ctctggaggcttcagggaagctcctgaagcctccagagggcctccaggggggcaggggaagctctttttgctctccccaggctcctataaagcctctggagcatggggagggagaaaaatggctttaaaaaaggctgaactcagctggccagtgtgcacatgcatgctggccagctgacagggcaacgcctcgcgttccctgacaaatggctccatgtgccactggtggcacatgtgccatgggttcaccatcCCGGATGTAGGCCATGTATAACTGACAGATTGGATgccaaattgtgattttaatataaaatatttaaatatctatTATTTAATACTTTATCCTACAATTTTAAATTGGTTATTCCttgaatgtttttatttgttctggtctctggtcttTCATTGTAATaaactttgatttgatttgactcTTGGATTTGCTTCTAGATTTCATTGATAGTGTTACTTACATTAAAAAAGCATTTAatgaattgctttaaaaaaatagaaaaatgtttttaatctgAAAATCAAGGGATCCATCCCATTTTGCCTGCTTCTTcttccaagtgtatcttccaggaactcagaaaaaaagaatttctAGACCAATACTAACAAGTTAAAACACTCACCTATCTGTGGCCTGTGGGGAGTGTCAGACCTGCCTGGCTCAGCTTGGGGCTTCTTAGGCATtctgccattaaaaaaagaagaggtgGGAGGATGTAACGGGGAAGGATGAAAgagcaataaataaaaaaaataaaggtatcACATACACACAATGTGatagaaattgggaggggggaatgacagGTGAGAAGGACCAGAGCAGCCAGATCCTATTTTTACCAGGATCCCAGGATCCTGAGAAATATGCAgattacatccccccccccaaaaaaaaacatcacGGAGGTCTCAAAATATCTTGGCAAGCTCTGGTTGGCTGGAAACGGGCTAGtcatggggggagggaaggactggCGGCAACCTACATCTTATTTTTGTATCCCATGCACATGTAATTTCAGAACTGGCTTGACTTTACTGCAATCAACACTCTTAGTAAAAGACCCTTTTGCTTTAACCAAATGGAGTTGAAGGCTTTTCTTTCTTAAGTGATCGGATTGGGGCAGGCCTGACAGAGCGGTTGTGAAAAGGAGTGTATGTTTAACGTTTGTGCACAGATGCACATGAGATTGGAATGTATAAGCTCATGGGATCTGATGaggacagaagagaaagaacttgtACCTAATGTTTATTAGACCCATAAATGCTCACCTTATTCTTTTTACTTCTGCTTCTTTCCAACAGTCTTCACCCAGTGCTATTTTTACAAAATACCACCCTAAAATGCTGATTCCTAGGTCAAAACTATCCATGCTTCAGAGTGTGGGTAGACTAAAATAAGCTGTATATTCTAAAACAATCTGTAAATTtggcatataattttaaaattaaatgaaaaagaaatattacttTGTAAGTCTAATTTATCTTAagtatatttttcattttgataCTGAAAGAGCTTGAATTGCTATGATTAGTTTGTCAACTTCAAAACAGATCAGGCCTGCCGCAGCCATCTTTCTGTTTCTCAGCTTGCCACACAGTATGGGAGGGAGAAGTGGTCTGGAATGTCAgatagaccagtggtctccaaccttggcaactttaagacttgtggactttaactcccagagttcctcagccagcaaagctaagAGGAGTTGTCAAAGAGATGCCAGGAtacctaattggacaatgtgacctgtgacaaTAAGGGAGGGAGttatctattctttaattatactgaaactgcAGGAAATAGTTAGATCcggctcctttctctctctttccttccgtGCCGCCAAGTAAGATAGTTGTTACAATGCCAGCTCTGAGGCCTCTCATCAAACCCAATATTGTCAAAAAGAGGACCAAGAAGTTCATCCGTCATCAGTCTGATTGCTATGTCAAAAACAAGCATAACTGGTGTAAGCCAAGAGGTATTGACAACAGAGTTCGCAGAAGATTTAAGGGCCAGATCTTGATGCTCAACATTGGCTATGGGAGcaataagaaaacaaaacacatgCTTCTCTTGGGATTCCGGAAATTTCTTGTTCATAATGTCAAAGAGCTGGAGGTGCTAATGATGAGCAACAAGTCATTTTGTGCAGAAATTGCTCATAATGTTTCATCCAAGAACCGGAAGATCATTGTGGAGCGAGCAGCTCAGCTTGCTATCAAGGTTACCAACCCAAATGCCAGACTGCGCAGTGAAGAAAATGAATAGTTTGTCTTGAACAACTATATTTAATAAAGTAAAGTTAGATCTGGTTTTGTTTTCATCTGtgctgaaatgatgtactcaataaaacaGTTCTTTGAGAAAACTGCAAGTCTTGGAGTGCTCAATTGGTTGGGTTCATTAGTTGGAACCTTGACATAGTTCTTACAGTTTGTAGAGAGACAGAAGCCTATGACCTGTTGATTCTCCTTGCTCTcttaataatttttatatataatttgtcATGGTGATTGGATAATTTTTCCAGTGATTCATATCCACAGGCTTTCAGAACTAGTGGGTTTCACTCTCTCGTGGTATTTATGTATGGCTTCTCTCAATATCTCTAGAAGAATTGGAATAAGGTGGTGCCCTGCCTAAACTTTTGCCAGGATTTTAATATTCAGAAAACAGTAGGAATATACATGGATATCAGAAAATAACCTGAAGCCAAAAGAGAGCCTGTTTCTATTTAGCTACCCAGCTCACTCAGATAGTGAGGGTTGAGAAGTGCATTTCAACCTTTGCCTTAGAATAcattggaatagaataacagagttggaagggactgtggaggtcttttagtccaactccatgctcaggcagaaaaccttttcagacaaatggttgtccaatctcttcttaaaaacttccagtgttggagaattcacaacttctggaggcaaggccactagttaattgttctaattgcctaaacttcttcttagttctaggttgcttctctccatccactgcttcttgtcctgccctcgggtgttttggaaaatagctccactccctctttgtggcaactcctgagatatcggaacattgctatcatgtcaacctTAGTCCTTCTCCATTCCAGGCTACATATATCTATTTAAAAGGGAAAtgtctttttaatgtttttggtCGTTAATCTATCCATCTGCCTGAAAATATCTTCTGAGCTTATCTTCTATCTGCCTTGCAGTaagtagaaaacaaaacaaaataagaattctattctaaaggGTCTGAGATGTAACAATGAGCATCATTGAGAAGTATAGTTTACTTTGTACTCAACAGGAATGTGCAAATCAAAATTTTGCTCTTGAACAGTTCACTGAATAAATGTGAGAGATGATTTTTCTCCCTAGACTTGTTCAAAATAAGAACAGTATGTGATAAAAAGAAGTGATTGAAATGATATCTCTCAATCATCATACTGCCCACTCAGTGGATTTTCTCACttaaacaattcatttaatggccgttcaaagttacaacggcactaaaaaaagtgagagaaccatttttcacagttccaacattttcagcatccccatgatcatgtgatcaaaattcatatgcttgacaACTGTTTCATAGTTAAGACCAGTaatggggttcaaataatttaacaaccggttctctgccctaatgaccaactgggtaggcgtggctcagtggtcatgtaactggatgggcgtggccaactcaacatcactcacattgatgggcgcttcgcctttgctgttacaatgtaatcagggttaaccggagacacagtttctgtaagcaagtcaatcaagattaggctagaagcaacaccagaatgtttccttcctgccttccttacaggattagccttgtaaagtggagaaaaacaaaaggagatttcttccaacaaccggttttccgaactgcttagaaagttaacaactagttctcctggataggtgcgaactggctgaatcgcACCACTGGTTaagaccattgctgtgtcccaaggtcatgtg
This genomic interval from Thamnophis elegans isolate rThaEle1 chromosome 7, rThaEle1.pri, whole genome shotgun sequence contains the following:
- the LOC116511623 gene encoding 60S ribosomal protein L32-like — protein: MPALRPLIKPNIVKKRTKKFIRHQSDCYVKNKHNWCKPRGIDNRVRRRFKGQILMLNIGYGSNKKTKHMLLLGFRKFLVHNVKELEVLMMSNKSFCAEIAHNVSSKNRKIIVERAAQLAIKVTNPNARLRSEENE